The genomic interval TTTCCTAATTGTCccataaaacaaatttacttaggtcaaattgcgcaattatacagtcaatggaaacgcagctactgttgTGCCTTTGTGCAATCATAATAAAGTAAGTCTGAATCTAAGAACTAAAGTGAATCTAGTTCGTTTCAGTCATGTAACCAACGCTCACCTCGCTCTCTGGGTCTAAGAACGACCAGCCTCCCTGCTCGAAGAAACCCTCTGGATCGTCAACAATGGTCTTCATGATCTTGGTCCAGTTCAAAGACTGGACTCCTTCTGTGTACTTGATGTCAcatgagctgaaaaaaaaaaataaaaacaaaaaaaatgagtgaaaaaaaaaaaaatcctgtaatCAAAACTGTCAACTGAACTGTGTCGTACTTGAGCCACTCTTTGATTGGGTCCAGGGAGTTGACGGGCACTGCGTTGATCATGGTGACCTTTTTGCTGTAGTCCTTGTAGACGATGACCACGTCGAAGTTCTTGAGGTGGAACTGAACGCGCTCGAAATGGACCAACTCCACCTCGTCGAGAGTCACCACGAATGGCGGCTAAAAGTAGCGAGATTTAgactcaaaacaaaactgtgctgcaagtttttttaaaggggcggtattatgtatttttcaggcacatggcgccatttcatagcacaatcaactGAAGTAACCAAGTTAGCTTCAGGCGTTTGAAAAATGTTGCCCATttatgacttgaaagaaataGTACTTCCTAATTATGgccttgaaattgagcctctgtctctttaagaaactcctactctttctcaaactccaccttcagaaaGTTGTCCAAGTTTTCCAAACAGGTAAAAGGATCCAAGGCAACTCCATATAAGAGCAATGAGGGAGTATCaccataacatgatgtaaagctcataaaagtacattttccatggcactgcccctttaagaagaTGAGCATTAGATCTCAAAACGTTCAGTGTTCTCACCCATTCTGTAACGTTGATGAGGGAACTGGATGTTGGCTGTAATAAGCAAGTACTCCTGTAGGGGGCGCCCTGGAACCTGAGGACAAACATCTGTCAGCACACCTCCTTGTTTTCAAGCCACAGTCATCTCCTTTTAGTTTCCGTACCCCAGGTCCCTGAAGGGAACCTCGAACTCCAGCTCCTCCTTCGTCAGCGTCTCCACCTTCTCGATGAAGTTCTTGAACGCCGACTTGAGCTTGTGCCTCATCTCGCGCTCCATCTGCTCGGCGTACAGGTCGTCTCTGTCGTGCATGTGTTGGTGTTTGCCCAGGTCCGTGGTGATCTCCCCGACCTCGGTGTAGAACTGCACGTCCGTGTGGCGCCTCTTGCCGAACATGATGGCGTTCTAGGGGGAAAGCCAAAGGGTCAAAGGTTAGACGCTGGTAGGAGTTGGCTAATTAGCGACCACTTTGAGATAGAATTAAAGAAAGCGTGGAAGAGAAACCAACAGGTTTTTGGcaaaagggacaaaaaaaaaggaagagaaaaaaggagaaaagcatTCAAACCTGCTGCCTCCAACTGCACTGTACTTTTAGAAAATCTTATGTTCAACACAAAGCATTTGCCTAAAACTTATACTGAAAAGCCGACTTACTTGGATGCACACAAATCGGGTtttatctaatttattaaacttagAAAAATATTGGCAAGTGTTTGAGAGAAAGTGACTCAACTCCTGTCCTTAAAACTGAGGATAAATTTGTTCAATGGAGCCTTAAAGAATTCAAAGACGATACAAGAAACATGCAGAATCCATTTTAAGTTCTGGGTCTACGTTGAATAACATGTtttgcacacaaaaataaaaagtttaacaatttttttgtttcccagaaaaaaaatttgaccCATTTTCTTCATTACTTTGTGATCTGCAAACAGCCGATACTTGCAAGAGAAATCTCATCTCATCTTCCTCTGAAACGCTTGGAAATCAGCCAAACGCAGCAACTTTGTTACAATATTTACCAACTTTTCAGTCAAagataaacaattaaataaatcatatcGGCCAAAGTAGAGTCGATTACGTTTTCCAACTCGTTATGTTTCACTTTCGGAGTCACTAAGTGTACCTTTAGGTGGAAGTGTAGGACGATGATCATCTCCCCGTCGCACGGCTGGAAGATGGCGTGTTTAATGTTGTTGTAAAGAATGTCCACTTTATCACCGCGAACCGACGTGAAACGGAAACCTGAGGGGGAGAAGAACAGACGACAGAACTCAGCGTCGTCCCGTCCGGCTCCCGTGAGCCTCGTTGCCGCGACGACGTCCGCCCTCCCTCCCTACCGTTGGTGTGCGCCTCCAGCGAGCCCTGCATCCTCTTCTGGGCGATGTTGGGCCGGATGTAGAGGTCTTTGAGCTTGGGGTTGCTGCGGTTCAGGTTGATGACCAGCGAGTCCTGCTTCACGATgccctccttctccttctcctcggCCTCCCGCGTCTTGTAGCGCTTCTGGACCTCCTTGATGATCCGGAAGGCGTTCTGCAGGTTGGTGGACGGCACCGACGTGTCGCCGGGGGCCTTCAGGTTGGACGCCCGGTACGTGCTGGCAGAGGGGAGAGAGAGGCGAATGAGGTCATCGATGTGAGAAAAATCCACTTTATACAAATTTAGAAAACCAGCAGGTTTCAACCCTGGATTAATTGATTCATCGTGATGAATCAATTACTGAACtcattgattaattgttaactggagtacacagactCAAACAGGAAtcatgtggtaaaaaaaaaaaaaaaaaaaaggagcaggaattaagtcaaaactttacaaaatatatcTTAAATGTAAGAGGAAATACttctgtctgtaaatattttaacttcacCTGATTCAAATTCCCAAAGGgaatattgtaatatttcaggatgcaataaaatgttatatatttttttttaaaaaagaaactgtttattgtcgtttatttacattttttatatatttttaggtggttaaatgaaaaatttgcagaatgtggcaatttttttttatctgattaaccgtctgaataattgattactaaaataattgtcgGTTGCtgctgtcatggaaaaattacaataaggtcacatctgctagtcagGTCATATGAAATGattatgaactctcaccaaaaagaactatttgggtttcctgtagaaggttggaagttgttttccacagctgcgtCAGAACCAGACTCTCTCTCcccttgttgttaattctttatcattggtataaaactcatgtgttgtctctgcctggcagagcttggAGAGCTTtaatccagacctgcttcattactgactGACTCTGAGCTCTCTGTGTTGTGcgcaatatatgaataaacttgattgagtgatttcacctgaacagtgcttggaaatagattttttttcccacgaCACTGCAAACAGAGAGTAGAGCGTTATTTTTCTGTAGAAACACTCACATTTCTTTGACAAACGTGGCGTCGGGATTGGGGAAGATGTTTCCCTCCTGTCGTCCCAGAGAGCTGCCGGGGACGTAGAAGTTGATTCTCAGGTAGGTGTAGTCGCCCTCTACAGACATGCTAATGTTCtgaaacataagaaaaacaaacacaaatgcatgaCTGAAGTGattcattttatgtaaaaaaaaattgctggaGTGTCAAGTATAAAGTACAGGTACCTTAATGGTGGCGATGTGAAACGGCGTGGCGATGCCAAAAACAGGCATGATAACCGTCTCGTATTTCTTGTCGATGTGAATCTTCATTTCCctgatttccttttctttgggCATCTGAGAGACGTTCTTGTACGACACGTTTGATTTTCTGGCTCTGGGAGGAAACGGAGGGACGGGTCAGGCTTcgcaaacatttcccacagtGAGATTcaagaacttttcagaaatCGTCAAGCTGAGATTTCTAACTTTTCTACGTGGTTCTTATCTCGCACATTAATGCACTCTGCAAACCGGCACAGAGCATTagtggaaaaaattaaaatcttgattttttttttaattttatcttgaaaaaaaaaataaaaaaatcccagtttTACTAATCAATAACAtggattaataaaatgttaatttggtACATGTTAATGATCAATGATATAGAtttttgattaatcacaattaattgatCACTTTTGACTAATTGACAATATTGTTTAATCAAATGTTAATGACcgataatttttttaattaatcgtGATTATTTAAATACTATTGATTAGTTGataaaattgattaatcacatgTTAATTTGATACATGTAAATAATCTATAACAGATTTTGGATTAATCAAAATCAATCTAGTAtttatgattaattgataacattgattaatcaaatgttaatttgattaaatcaattaatcaaatgaaatgCGATTAATCAAAGTCGACTAATTGACCTGAAGGAAATCTAGGTACATTTATGAGAGGAAGAAACGTTTTCCAACACTCACTTCTGGATGTGCTGCTCTCCTTTCTGCTCCGTCAGGCGCCGCTTGGCCTCCTCGTTCAGGTTGTTGGCCAGCTCCTTCTGGTGAGCGCGCCTCTTCTCCTCCGCCGTCATCTCGTTCTACAtttcatttgcaaaataaaaaagaacacacaaaaaaaaaaaatcattgcttAAAggaaccaaatgtttttttttaagatgataaAACACAACATACATGCAGAAAACAGACTTGTATTGAGATAtgtagtggggaaaaaaaaaaaaaaaaaaacacttggaaacacaaaaaccaaGTAAAAGTTGTTGAAATCAAAATGGCAGTCTTTCCCCATCAGCAgggcttgtttctttttttaataaatatatagcACTGAATCGGTTCAACTGATGAGATTTTAGGATAAAACTATGAATACTTACCTTCCCAAGTAGCTGATAGAGTACAGAGACATTCACACCGTCAGGACAGAGCAAACACTAAATCAGCAGTCAGGTGAGAACAACACAGGACCACACTCACTCTGGTTCTGTCTGCCAGCAGGGCGGCGCTCCGGGCTCCCTTCCCCAGCAGCTCCTCCGCGTCAtcgccttcctcctcctcgtcttcttCATCGTcattctaaaaaacaaaaaccattgaTAAGTCTACTGGTGGTCCATTTTTCTTACTCGgactaaagaaaaacagtgagaggaagagagaacCTGCCTTCAAGAAGATGGCCACGTTCTTGATCTTCTTCTTGACAGGAGTGAGAATCGTGGCGGCCTCTTCCTGCCAGACAAAACGCCCAGGTtcaaagcaaacagaaagacTCATGATAACTTCACGCAGCAGCAACGACTTCAAAACATTCACTTTAAGGAAGTTCTATGAAACTTAGAAAAGACCTGCTTTCTCTAGAGCTGTAAAAAGGAGCCAGAATTCCCTCCGCTTCCTGTTTTCGGATCGATCTCTGGCTTGCTGGTCATTCGCAttcgaaccgcaccagagttcacgtcATCCGAACCGAAAGATAAAGAGTTTGCTTTattgggagttttttttattacgcACTCACGCCTATCCAAaggaaccggactttctaggcaatCGAACCAGAGTTCAACTAAAGCAGACTAGACACGGAACAATTTAAGGAATCGCAGACATCCTGATTGACTGAGGACAAAAAGGTCTCGATCTGGATCAAACAACCATATTTattcttttgggtttttttttaaaaagacctcACCTCATTGATTTGAACTGTGTCGCCGAGGAACAAGGCGTACTTCTGCTCCTCCTTCTTGGCGTCTTTGTTGATGAGGTCGGAGAGGCCCAGGCTGATGCTCAGCACCATCCCTGTTGGAGACAGCAGCTGTTAGCAGAGAGGCAGTGCAGTAAAACCCAACGGTAGCACTGATGTGCTCaccttttttcagtttgtacTGGTTCTTGGCGTTCAACACCAGAGAGCCTTCTCTGAACTCGATGCCCATGGCAAAGctgagaagaaaacacagacatgAGCGAGTGGAAGGAGTTATGAAGAGGAGAGGATGCTACGCTGAGAGGATGCTACGCTGAGAGGATGCTACGCCGCTCTGCCTTTACCCCAGGTTCTTCGTCAGCTTCGCCACGAGGTCCGGCTTCTCTTTCTTCACGTACTCCATGACGGCGCTGTAGGCGTCGCAGATTTTCACGCCTGGCGAAGGAAAAGATGTCACCAGGTTTACGTTTTTACCGCTTCAGCTGTAAGGACGGACGAGCTGGGAGCATTTCCAGACACTCACCGTGCTTGAgctccttcagcagctcctcctccacctgcagcaggaagttgTAGTTGTCCTGCATCTCCTGAGTGGGGTCCACCATGAGCGTGCGCACCAGGTTGGAGCAGTAGGACTTGTAGCGGATCCCCATGGCGCACGTGATGGCACCGAAGTGCATGTGGTTTTTGTCGCtggtaaagagaaaaaaaaaaagaaaaacggagAGGACTGATGGGTTGAACACTTACTGTCATCACAGAATTTGAAGTTGGAGAAGTTTAgttaattagaaaaacaaatcttagcTTTCAGATAACAGTTGGCATCATCTAAAGAAAACAGGCAGGTATCCAATTGGTTGGAGCGACATCTAGTGGCCTTATTCGTACACTACGTCCTTCAACTCCATCGCCTCCTTTCAGTTTGTGGTTTAAGTTTAATTCTGTCGCGCTAGCTAGCATAAAATGGCAGAAACTAGTGAGTCCCTGTAGAGTCTACCTGACGACGCTGAACTTCAAGCTGTAGTTGCCGCCACTCTGGATGATGGGAGGGTAGCACATCTCCACTGTGGACGGGTCGGCCCCACCCAGGTACTTCTTCTCCTCTATAGCTTTCTCCACAGACTCGGCTAATTTGCTGTGACGCACTTTCTGATGAGGAGAGCAAAACGGAGGATTAAAGAGAAACGTCCAGGAGGACTACCGTACTCTGAGAGTGTGTGTAAGGTGTGTGTCGATAGAGTCGCAACTTAAAGACAGAAGCATCAAATTAGAGAAGTGTTCAACTTCCTAGAGCTTTTATTCTACACaggctgttttttatttgtggacTCTCCGGATTGAGAACGAAGGGGTTTCTGGAAGCCCGCCAGGCTTCTGATACACTTGGGGAAAAGCCCAGTGCATCTAAAGTGGCAATGTGACTCCAGAAAGCAAATTCAAGATTCAGAGCCCGTGAGTGAtcagtgaaaacacacactgaTGTCAACGCCGTCCATCTTCTCACCTCATCTGCGTCGACGATCTCCATGACCCGCTCCTTGAAGAACTTGGAGTAAACCTCTCCGGTGATGGCCGCCGCCTTCTTCATCAGGTTGAGCTCTCCGTCCTCCTTCACCGCCATCGTGTAGGCGACCACAGCGCTGATGTCCACCTGCGCCACACAAACCCAAACGTTGAGCAAACGACGCATCGCCTCGCTCTCCTCGGTGAACGAGTCGGCTCGGCGAACGCCGCCTCACCCGGTCCAGCCCCTCTGCGCTGAGCGTGTTGTTCCAGCTCTTCATGTAGTCCCCGGGGAACTTGTCCTTGCTGAAGACGCCTATCGTCTTTCCCTCCTTGCTGCCCTTGATGGCTTCGATCATCTTGTCAAAGTTAGCCTTGTTGCTTTCGTTCTGGAAGAGGCGCGGCACAAGAGACACGGTGGTTTGTGAGAGCAACAGGATTGGCAggacacagataaaaaaaaaataaatacacacaaatcAATGGGGGTTCACTTCAAGCTCAACAGTCTACTCTTACATCTCTCCGTTACCTTTTCTCTGGTGAGTAGCGTGATGGGCGGCACTCCGTTAGCGTTCTCGTTGCCTTTAGTTATTGCCACCTGCTTGAGGAAATCCACTTTCTTCTTGCTGGCcaggaaaattattttgctttcGCAAAACACCATGATGGTGTCGGTCAACTCGTAGCCAAACAGCCAGGtctgcagcaacaaaacaaaaataaccaaaaaaggCACGTGTGTGAGATCTGGTACAAGGGCTACAGTGAAAACAGATGGGAAAAAGGCTGCCACTGTctaaagaaaattaacaaaatagctgaaatcagattaaacaaacacaacaaagtctaagtaaatgaaaataaagcttaaaGGAAACGGGAACGGAGCTCCGCCTGGAGGTAAACTGTCATTTAGAGATAAGATTGAAAGTTTGTGTTCAGGACTCTAAAGTATTGCTAACCGTCGCCGATGGTGTTGTACAGGGTTTGTTTGTCGAGGCCTGCACTCACCTGTATGGCTGTGGACTTGGCGTACACAATTTCCTCGTCAACTCCCACAGAAACCACGATGGCGTCGACCTTACCGAACTCATCCTCCGCtttctggaaaacacacacGGACAAGGCGACGAAGCCGAATGATACAACTTCAGTTAAAATGctctaaacaaaaacaggaaatcaacTATTACGGCAGCTTGAGTTAAAATAAGGACGTAAAATCATATGTTTTGTAACAGCACATAGTTCTTGTCTTTATAGAGCGATGCTGCATTTGATGTGCGCCTAAAGACGTAGCTTGGATGTGGGAATGACCAAGTTGAATGTTCTGGTTGGAATTTGGGAAAATATGTGGGATATTCCAAACGTTGCACCAATGATGAGAAGCAATACAAGCCAAGGTattcagggtttcctccagtgtaGTATCAccctggcaggccaccaggctttaatTGTGCCCCCAACAGGcttagcatttcttttttaagttttgggttgtttttttttaaacgtttccatttttttaagactttatagttggtgttcagatattaattttCCAATAGCACATaattatcaacatttttttaactcaaaaacacaacgggccgctggatgaatgactgctgaGCGCCACCGGGCTTAAcgagttttctgttttttctctttctattttaTTGTAACCCAGTAGGGAACCTTTCACAAACAGAGACTGCACAATTACaatatgctaatgtaatatAAAAGTGTAGGAAATGTTGATGAAGAGCTAATAAGGGCAATTTTCATCATATTCTATAAACACAGTAGGCACAAAAACTTTGTTATGGTAGCTCCTATTTTTCTATTACAATTTCACAATTAATGGGGGTATtatcagccagctgactggcagtgcacATCAACAGCCGGGATAGAATGAGTGCTGAATTACTCTATGCTCGAGACGATGAACAGTCTGCTCACCCCGCCATTCTCCCTGACTTTTAGGtagtcagaaaaagaaaaataataaaaagctgcaacttttttaatgttacaaCAAAACTATCAGTAAAAGAATGTAAACTCATTAAACTGCATTAGGGAAACCAAATGAAAGAACCCACAGTCGTCCCTGGCCATGTAACTGGGATGCTGACGTTATTGAGATGCTAATTAGccagctaacattagcatgttgTTAACACTGGAGGTGCAAACCGACACTAACTAAATATACCTGCAGTTTGCTTAGTGTCCCGAAAGTCTATGGGACTCATGTGGACGTTTTGCTGCATTTGTAGAGCTTTAATGTGATTTGTTTATCAATGAAGCAGCCGAAACACCATTACAGGTTAGGTCGTTCGGCTAGCAGGCTAGCTAACGTGGTGAATGTGAGGACTGGTGTGCTAACATGAGGTAGCTAGCCGCTCTGACGGACAGATAAGACAAGAGGGTAGTTTTCAGAAAGTTGTGAGGGGGCTCCATGGCGTGTATCAGGGCAGCATAGCTACTACTGATGCCGTGCTGGCTTTTAGGGTCGCGGGCTCAAACACATTCGCACTTAACACTCGGCATAGAAAAACCACGGGCTAACTTAGCGGTTCAGCAGCTCACTTTTTACAACTATAGTAAACTCTAACAGGCTCCCTGACTCCGACACGCACGCCATGTATATAACAATCACCTTCCAGTTGCTGTATAGTCTCTTGATTCGGCGGTAGTAAGCCTCCTTGTCCAGGTTTACTGCCATGGCGAGTCCCCCTTTCTGCAAACTCCAGCTCCCGGCTTCGCCTCACAGTAGGCCGGATAACGATGACGGCGAGTGTCAACCAACAACAACGCACTTCTTCCCTTTCCACGCCTGCCGAGATCCAAACACCACGGAGAGATGTTGCAGCCTGCCTTATAATTTCACCGAgggcctttttttaaaaaaaatcaagcaatcatgtaactaaaacaaattaagttataagcatttttcttaaaaacgtGCATATAATAGTGTAATGTAAATCCTCCCCCCGTCGTAATTAACTCCTTGTAGCCCCCTCCCTCGTTTCTTCCTGCGCTCCTTTTCCCTCCCCCTTTGAGTATTAACACATCGCCATCATAAACATTGCTATAAAACTTCACGCAGCCTGACTGgacattattgttttaatttaatcgATGAGAACAATCAtttaagtaaacattttttcccccccgttATGTCGGTCActtatatttgattttatggCGCATTGTAGTACACGCCGCACAACAGCGCCCCCTGTCCTGTCTCAACCACGTTGCTTTATTTTCCCGCCACAGCGcgttgtagatttttttttcccgccACAATCATGAAACGGATCTGGTGACGTCACTCTCGCGATACAAACTGCGAAGTCAGACGCACGCCAGCATTTTCATGGAAAACAACCGCAGTTAAGCCGTTTATTCTCAAAAATACCCGTAAAGCACAAACATTAAGATGACGGAGCATTGAAAATGGTTattgaaatgacagaaaaacagcaaatttacCTATATTTAAGTTTTGCCTTAAAGACATCGTTTGTgaattaaaaatcttaaaaatctatttatgtGTAGCTTATGTTAGTTTAAACTCGACTGGTTCCATAAACGTCTAAAGGTTTGTGGTATCTGGAGGAACAAtagtgtctttgtgtttttaaaatcctccattaatttaaaatacttttctttcccaaaaaaaaaaaaaaaaaaaaaaaaagcattttactggttaatttgttttatgattttctcCATTGTTCTTAATTTTATTCCTTGAACTAAagtcaatcatccatccatccattttctgaacacccttcgtccctattggggtcgggagggttacTGGTTCCTaactccagctgcgtcccgggcgagaggcggggttcaccctggacaggtcgccagtccgtcGCAGCTAAAGTCAATCATTTCAactgaaattcaaaacagttatcTTCTGTTCCTGTTCTATATTGTTCATCTCttgtatttctttatatttctggTTGTTGAAGTCGCTCTAATTTTCATCATTTgtctaaagtaataaaaaaaaaatcgaaataatttgagaaaatggGAGAGATCACCGATCTCTCAAAATTACGGAAATCGGCACCGATAAATCGGCaaagtgtaataaaaagaaatctgttatattataacataaaatattttatttcataattaaaaacattgtcaGAATATCTACAATAGACCACACCAATAACGGCATTGCTTTATCCATCTGGAAACTGTTTTTTGAAAGCAACTTAATCCTTTTATTCCTCAGTCAACCCGCCACTGATTTCCTTGGTATGTTAGGGCCAGGGAAAAGAAAGgagaacatttctgcaaaaaattttgagattgCCAGGAAACTTGGACATTTTTCAGTTCAACCCTCGCGGTCTTAGCGCAACACTCAGTAGTACCGCGGCGGCTGTCACGGTCAGACAACAGGAAAGTTTGGGGGGCTTTCGGGGGTTTGATGTCCCGTCAGACTGTCAATTCCCAAAACCACCCCATATTTTTTACAACTTATTGTAAAAGGCTTGTGGGGTCTAAAGGAGCATGGGAGGGCTAAGATGTCAAATATttgctagaaaa from Gambusia affinis linkage group LG18, SWU_Gaff_1.0, whole genome shotgun sequence carries:
- the supt16h gene encoding FACT complex subunit SPT16 gives rise to the protein MAVNLDKEAYYRRIKRLYSNWKKAEDEFGKVDAIVVSVGVDEEIVYAKSTAIQTWLFGYELTDTIMVFCESKIIFLASKKKVDFLKQVAITKGNENANGVPPITLLTREKNESNKANFDKMIEAIKGSKEGKTIGVFSKDKFPGDYMKSWNNTLSAEGLDRVDISAVVAYTMAVKEDGELNLMKKAAAITGEVYSKFFKERVMEIVDADEKVRHSKLAESVEKAIEEKKYLGGADPSTVEMCYPPIIQSGGNYSLKFSVVSDKNHMHFGAITCAMGIRYKSYCSNLVRTLMVDPTQEMQDNYNFLLQVEEELLKELKHGVKICDAYSAVMEYVKKEKPDLVAKLTKNLGFAMGIEFREGSLVLNAKNQYKLKKGMVLSISLGLSDLINKDAKKEEQKYALFLGDTVQINEEEAATILTPVKKKIKNVAIFLKNDDEEDEEEEGDDAEELLGKGARSAALLADRTRNEMTAEEKRRAHQKELANNLNEEAKRRLTEQKGEQHIQKARKSNVSYKNVSQMPKEKEIREMKIHIDKKYETVIMPVFGIATPFHIATIKNISMSVEGDYTYLRINFYVPGSSLGRQEGNIFPNPDATFVKEITYRASNLKAPGDTSVPSTNLQNAFRIIKEVQKRYKTREAEEKEKEGIVKQDSLVINLNRSNPKLKDLYIRPNIAQKRMQGSLEAHTNGFRFTSVRGDKVDILYNNIKHAIFQPCDGEMIIVLHFHLKNAIMFGKRRHTDVQFYTEVGEITTDLGKHQHMHDRDDLYAEQMEREMRHKLKSAFKNFIEKVETLTKEELEFEVPFRDLGFQGAPYRSTCLLQPTSSSLINVTEWPPFVVTLDEVELVHFERVQFHLKNFDVVIVYKDYSKKVTMINAVPVNSLDPIKEWLNSCDIKYTEGVQSLNWTKIMKTIVDDPEGFFEQGGWSFLDPESEGSGAEEDSESEMEDETFNPSGDEEEEEEEDSDEDYSSETEDSDYSASLGSEEESGKDWDELEEEARKADKESHYEDEDTSNRKRKVRSSAPPSKKKRRS